Part of the Streptomyces antimycoticus genome, CGTCGGTGCCGGTGGAGTTCGGCGACGATGTCTTCTGCGGCCCGTACGTCTATGTGACCAGCGACAACCACTCCTACGACGATCCGGAGCAGCCCATCGGCCGCCAGTGGCCGCGCTCCGCGCCCGTCCACATCGGCCCCGGTAGCTGGCTGGGCGCGGGCGCGATGATCCTGCCCGGGGCGCGGCTGGGCCGCAATGTGGTGGTGGCGGCGGGCGCCGTTGTACGGGGCGAGGTGCCCGACCACGCCGTGGTGGCCGGGGCGCCGGCCCGGATCATACGGCGGTGGGCCCCGGAGGAGGGCTGGCAGCCGCCGCTGCGCACCCCGGCGCCGGTGCCGATCCCCGAGGACATGACCGTCGAGCAACTGCTGGCGCTGGCGGAGCTGGAGCGCGAGCAGGAGCGGGCGGGGGAGCGGGGGCTGGAGGACGCGGGCGAAGGGCGCCTGGAGCGGGAGCCGGGGGCCGGGGCGTCGTAGCAGGTCAGTAGAGTTTCGTGGACCGTTCCCCGACCCGTGAGGTGACCATCGTGAGCCCGCCGCCTCCCCCCGTGACCGTCATCGGCATCGGCGCCGACGGCTGGGACGGGCTCGGGCCCGCGGCCCGCGAGGCGTTGCGCACGGCCGAGGTGGTCATCGGCGGACGGCGTCATCTGGGCCTGCTGCCGCCGGAGTGCCATGGCGAGCGGGTGCCGTGGCCGTCCCCGCTGCGCCCCGCCGTCCCCGGGCTGTTCGCCGCGCACACCGGGCGGCGGGTCTCCGTGCTGGCCAGCGGCGACCCCATGTTCTTCGGCATCGGCCGCACCCTGGCCGAGCTGCTGGGCGCCGAGCGGCTGCGGGTGTTGCCCCATCCCTCATCCGTCTCCCTGGCCTGTGCGCGGCTCGGCTGGGCGCTGGAGGAGACCGAGGTGATCAGCCTCGTCGGCCGTCCCCTGGCCACGCTGAACCGTGAGCTGTACGCCGGACGGCGGCTGCTGGTGCTCAGCGCGGGCGCCGAAACCCCCGCGGAGGTGGCCGGGTTGCTCGGGGACCGCGGCTTCGGCCCGAGCCGGATGCGGGTGCTGGAGCAGTTGGGGAGCGCGGGGGAGCGCTGTGTGGAGGGCACGGCGGACAAGTGGCCCCATCCGCCCGCCGACCCCCTCAACGTCATCGCGGTCGACTGCGCCCCGGCGGACGGCGCCCGGCCGTTGTCGCTCGCGCCGGGGCTGCCCGACACGGCGTACGACCACGACGGGCAGCTGACCAAGCGCCATGTGCGGGCCGCCACGCTCGCCGCGCTCGCCCCCGCCCCCGGGGAGCTGCTGTGGGACGTCGGCGGTGGCTCGGGCTCCATCGCCGTGGAGTGGATGCGCGCCCACCGCACCTGCCGGGCGGTCTCGGTCGAACGCGACCCGGTGCGCGCCGAGCGCATCGGCCGCAACGCCGACGCGCTCGGTGTGCCCGGGCTGACCGTCGTCACCGGCGCCGCCCCGGACGCCCTGACCGGACTGCCCACCCCCGACGCGGTGTTCATCGGCGGCGGCCTGACCGCCCCCGGGGTGCTGGAGGCGTGCTGGGCGGCCCTGCCGCCGGGCGGCCGGATCGTCGCCAACACCGTGACCCTGGAATCCGAGGCGCTGCTCGCCGACCGGTACCGCCGCCACGGCGGCGACCTCGTCCGCCTCGCCGTCTCCCACGCCACCCCGGTCGGGGCCTTCACCGGCTGGCGGCAGGCGATGCCCGTCACCCAGTGGTCCGCCACCAAACCGCTCGACTCCCGAGGCCCTGGCGGGCATGCCGCCGATCCCGCGGGGCCCGTCGAAGCCGCTCAAGGAGAGACACGATGACGGTGTACTTCATCGGCGCGGGCCCCGGTGCCGCCGATCTGATCACGGTGCGCGGCGCCCGGACCCTGGCCCGCTGCCAGGTGTGTCTGTACGCGGGCAGTCTGGTGCCGCGTGAACTGCTCGCCGAATGCCCGCCGGACGCCCGCCTCGTCGACACCGCCCGGCTCGACCTCGACCAGATCACCGCCGAGTTCGTCGCCGCGCACGAGGCGGGCCATGACGTGGCCCGCCTCCACTCCGGCGACCCGTCGGTCTTCAGCGCCGTCGCCGAGCAGATGCGCCGCCTCGACGCCGCCGGCATTCCGTACGACGTCGTCCCGGGCGTTCCCGCCTTCGCCGCCGCGGCCGCCGCGCTGAAGCGCGAGCTGACGGTCCCGACCGTCGGCCAGACCGTCATCCTCACCCGCATCGCCCAGCAGGCCACCCCCATGCCGGAAGGGGAGGACCTCGCCACCCTCGGCCGCAGCGGCGCCCTCCTCGTGCTGCATCTCGCCACCCGCTATGTGGACCGCGTGGTCGGCGAACTCCTCCCGCACTACGGCGCCGACTGCCCGGCGGCCGTGGTCGCCATGGCCAGCCGCCCCGACGAACTGGTGCTCCGCGGCACGCTGGACGACATCGCGGCCCAGGTGAAGGCGGCGGGCGTGGTACGGACGGCGGTCATCATCGTGGGCCGCGCCCTCGGCGCCGAACAGTTCCGCGACAGCCACCTCTACTCATCGGACCGCGAACGCCCCCACGAGCCCTGCCACCCACACGGCACCTGACCGGCCTGGCCGGGCCACCACCCGCCGCCTGATGGTGCCGGGGTACGGCCCCGGTGGTGACGCACGGGCGTGGGCACCGCATCGCGCCGGGCGCCGTGCCGCAACGCGCCGGGCGCGGCGAAGGGGTCAGCGCTCCCGGGGGCCGCGGGGTTCGGCGCGGCCCACGATCGTGCCCGCGCGGTCGATGCAGATCACGTCCACCGCCACCGGTGCCCCGCGCAGCACCCCGAGCGCCGTCTCGCGGGCCGCCGCGGCGACCAGGTCGCCGAGGGGTACGCCGCGGGCGGAGCACAACTGCACCGTCTCCAGGCCGGTGTTGGCCGTCGCCACCGCCTCCGCCAGCTTCTCGTCCGCCCCGCCCCGGCGGGCCAGGTCCGCGAGGAACCCCTTGTCCACCTGGGAGCGTGCGGAGTGCAGATCCAGATGCCCGGCGGCCAGTTTGGAGAGCTTGGCGAAGCCGCCGGCGACCGTCAGCCGGTCCACCGGATGGCGGCGCAGATACTTCAGCACCGCCCCCGCGAAGTCGCCCATGTCCAGCAGCGCGTCCTGCGGCAGCCCGTGCACGGCCACCGCCACCTTCTCGGACGTCGAGCCCGTACAGCCCGCCACATGGCGGCGCCCCGCCGCGCGTGCCACATCCACCCCGCGCCGGATGCTGTCGATCCACGCCGAGCAGGAGTAGGGCACCACGATGCCCGTCGTGCCGAGGATGGACAGCCCGCCGAGGATGCCCAGGCGCGGATTCCAGGTGGAGCGGGCGATCTCCTCGCCGTGGTCCACCGAGATCTCGATCTCGACGTCACCGGTGCCGCCGTGCCGGGCCGCGACCGCGGCGATGTGGTCGCGCATCATCTGGCGTGGCACGGGGTTGATGGCCGGTTCGCCGACCGGGAGCGGCAGCCCGGGCCGGGTCACCGTGCCGACGCCCGGACCGGCCCGGAAGACCACTCCGCCGCCGGGAGGCAGGGCCCGTACCGTGGCCCTGACCAGCGCGCCATGGGTCACATCCGGGTCGTCGCCCGCGTCCTTGACGACCGCGGCCATGGCGTGGTCCGCCGCCAGCTCCTCGGCCGCGAGCGCGAACGCGGGCCGCTGCCCCTTGGGCAGTTCGATGGTCACCGGATCGGGGAAATCCCCGCTCAGCAGCGCGGTGTACGCGGCCGTCGTCGCGGCGGTCGCACACGCCCCGGTGGTCCAGCCGTGCCGCAGCCCCGACCGCTCCAGCTGAGCGCCCCGCCCCCCGGTCGCCTTGGCCTCCGTCTCCGCCTCAGCCATGGGCCGGCCGCCGCGCATACGATGACGGGCGCACGGACGACGAAAGGCACCCGATGAACAGCGCACCGGCGCGGCGCCATGTGCTCATCCTCGGCGGCACCACCGAGGCGCGCCGCCTCGCCGGGGAGCTCGCCGACGACCCCGCCCTGCGTGTCACCAGCTCCCTCGCGGGCCGGGTCGCCGCGCCGCGGCTGCCCGTGGGGCAGGTGCGGATCGGCGGGTTCGGGGGAGCCGAGGGCATGGCCCGCTGGCTCCGCGAGCACCAGGTGGACGCGCTCATCGACGCCACCCATCCTTTCGCCGACACGATCAGTTCCCACGCGGCCCGGGCGGCCGCCGACGTCCATGTTCCCCTGCTCGCCCTGCGCCGTCCCGGCTGGGTACCCGGCCCGGGCGACCGCTGGCATGCGGCCGGCTCACTGGCCGACGCGGCGCGGCTGGCCCCGGCCCTGGGGGAACGGATTTTCCTCACCACGGGCCGCATGGGCCTGGCCACCTTCGCCCACCTCACCGAGCCCTGGTTCCTGGTCCGCTCGGTCGACGCCCTCGAGCCGCCGGTCCCGCCCCGGATGGCGCTGATCCTCGACCGCGGCCCGTTCACCCTCGACGGCGAGGCGGAGCTGCTGCGCCGCCACCGCATCGAGGTGCTGGTCACCAAGGACAGCGGCGCCCACGCCACCGCCCCCAAACTCGCCGCGGCCCGCGCCGCCGGTATCCCGGTCGTCGTCATCCGCCGCCCGCCCGCCCCTCAGGGCGTCCCGGTGGCCGAGACCCCCGCCGAAGCCGCCGACTGGCTTCGTACGACCCTGGCCTGAGCCCGGAGGCTAGCCCTCCGGGTACCGGCGTGGCGTCCAGACGACCTCGGTGCCGTCGCCGCGGCGGACCGTGCGGGTCTGGGAGGAGCCCACCAGGAGGATCGTGCGCATGTCGACGTCGGCCGGGTCGAGGTCGGCCAGGCGGACGATCCGCACTCGTTCGCCGGGGCCGCCGATGTCGCGGCCCAGCACCACGGGCGTGTCGGGGGCGCGGTGCTCCAGCAGGAGTTCGCGGGCCTTGCCCACCTGCCAGACGCGGCTGCGGGAGCCGGGGTTGTAGAGGGCGAGCACCAGGTCGGCCGCGGCGGCGGCGCGCAGCCGTTCGGCGATGACCTCCCAGGGCTTGAGCCGGTCGGAGAGGGAGATCACCGCGTAGTCGTGGCCGAGCGGGGCGCCGGCCCGGGCGGCGGCGGCGTGGGCCGCGGTCATGCCGGGGACGATCCGCACCGGGACCTCGCGGTAGGGGTCCTCGGAGGCGGCCTCCAGGACGGCGGTGGCCATGGCGAACACGCCGGGGTCGCCGG contains:
- the cobM gene encoding precorrin-4 C(11)-methyltransferase; the encoded protein is MTVYFIGAGPGAADLITVRGARTLARCQVCLYAGSLVPRELLAECPPDARLVDTARLDLDQITAEFVAAHEAGHDVARLHSGDPSVFSAVAEQMRRLDAAGIPYDVVPGVPAFAAAAAALKRELTVPTVGQTVILTRIAQQATPMPEGEDLATLGRSGALLVLHLATRYVDRVVGELLPHYGADCPAAVVAMASRPDELVLRGTLDDIAAQVKAAGVVRTAVIIVGRALGAEQFRDSHLYSSDRERPHEPCHPHGT
- a CDS encoding cobalt-precorrin-6A reductase is translated as MNSAPARRHVLILGGTTEARRLAGELADDPALRVTSSLAGRVAAPRLPVGQVRIGGFGGAEGMARWLREHQVDALIDATHPFADTISSHAARAAADVHVPLLALRRPGWVPGPGDRWHAAGSLADAARLAPALGERIFLTTGRMGLATFAHLTEPWFLVRSVDALEPPVPPRMALILDRGPFTLDGEAELLRRHRIEVLVTKDSGAHATAPKLAAARAAGIPVVVIRRPPAPQGVPVAETPAEAADWLRTTLA
- a CDS encoding cobalt-precorrin-5B (C(1))-methyltransferase, which produces MAEAETEAKATGGRGAQLERSGLRHGWTTGACATAATTAAYTALLSGDFPDPVTIELPKGQRPAFALAAEELAADHAMAAVVKDAGDDPDVTHGALVRATVRALPPGGGVVFRAGPGVGTVTRPGLPLPVGEPAINPVPRQMMRDHIAAVAARHGGTGDVEIEISVDHGEEIARSTWNPRLGILGGLSILGTTGIVVPYSCSAWIDSIRRGVDVARAAGRRHVAGCTGSTSEKVAVAVHGLPQDALLDMGDFAGAVLKYLRRHPVDRLTVAGGFAKLSKLAAGHLDLHSARSQVDKGFLADLARRGGADEKLAEAVATANTGLETVQLCSARGVPLGDLVAAAARETALGVLRGAPVAVDVICIDRAGTIVGRAEPRGPRER
- the cbiE gene encoding precorrin-6y C5,15-methyltransferase (decarboxylating) subunit CbiE; the encoded protein is MSPPPPPVTVIGIGADGWDGLGPAAREALRTAEVVIGGRRHLGLLPPECHGERVPWPSPLRPAVPGLFAAHTGRRVSVLASGDPMFFGIGRTLAELLGAERLRVLPHPSSVSLACARLGWALEETEVISLVGRPLATLNRELYAGRRLLVLSAGAETPAEVAGLLGDRGFGPSRMRVLEQLGSAGERCVEGTADKWPHPPADPLNVIAVDCAPADGARPLSLAPGLPDTAYDHDGQLTKRHVRAATLAALAPAPGELLWDVGGGSGSIAVEWMRAHRTCRAVSVERDPVRAERIGRNADALGVPGLTVVTGAAPDALTGLPTPDAVFIGGGLTAPGVLEACWAALPPGGRIVANTVTLESEALLADRYRRHGGDLVRLAVSHATPVGAFTGWRQAMPVTQWSATKPLDSRGPGGHAADPAGPVEAAQGETR
- a CDS encoding acyltransferase; protein product: MPKNENLFSSWRGWRGRVTSRLVHRGWRAVQRAGAVTAERPGPYRFGRIGVGTRLAFPQGTLFGEPWIELGEHCVIGEQVTLTAGMMPGVDLGPDPVLRIGNGVVLGRGSHVIASVPVEFGDDVFCGPYVYVTSDNHSYDDPEQPIGRQWPRSAPVHIGPGSWLGAGAMILPGARLGRNVVVAAGAVVRGEVPDHAVVAGAPARIIRRWAPEEGWQPPLRTPAPVPIPEDMTVEQLLALAELEREQERAGERGLEDAGEGRLEREPGAGAS